The Merismopedia glauca CCAP 1448/3 genomic interval AAACGTGTTTGGCATCAAGAAATGGCAACTATCTATTTACTCGAACAAGGCACTTGCCTGCAAAAAGAGCAACTAAGGTTTATCATTCAAATTTCTCAAAATCAAAAACTAGAGGTTCCGATTCGAGAAGTCGAACGCATCCTAGTTTTTGGCAACATTCAACTAACTACTCCTGCTATTAATGCTTGTTTGCAAAATAACATTCTGGTGCTATTTTTAAATCAAATTGGTCATTATAATGGGCATTTATGGAGTTTAGGAGGGGTACATTTAAATAACGAGATGATCCAAATAGATCGGCATAAAGAGCCAAAATTTCAGTTTCAAGTTTGTCAAGCGATTGTTTGGGGAAAGCTAACTAACTCTAAACGGCTTTTAATGAGGTTGAATCGGCGGCGGAAAGTATCAGAAATTGACCGTGCAATTCTGGGAATCGATCTCGATCTAGAACGTCTTGAATCAGTAGATAGTATCGATCAATTGAGAGGTTATGAAGGGATCGGTGCGGCTCGATATTTTCCAGCTTTTGGGCAATTAATTACTAATGAGAATTTTAGGTTTTCTCAACGACATCGCCAACCCCCAACCGATCCAATTAATTCTCTCTTGAGTTTTGGCTATACTATCTTATTTAATAATGTTCTGAGTCTGATTATTGCGGAGGGACTTTCTCCATATTTTGGCAATTTTCACTATGGAGAAAGAGATAAACCTTATTTAGCCTTTGATTTAATGGAAGAATTCCGGGCACCTATTGTTGATGGAATGGTTTTGAAAATCATCAATAATTCTTTACTCACTCCCAACGATTTTGAAACTGTGGCTAGTAATGGAGGAGTTTACTTAAATCATTCTAGTCGGCGAATTTTTCTCAAAGAGTTGGAAATGCGAATGAATAAGATGGTATCTCACTCTGACGTTCAATCTCCTGTGACATATAGACAAGCAATTCAATTACAAATTCGCCGATACAAGCAAAGTTTATTATCTTCCGTTCCCTACGAATCATTTCTCAGGACGATGTAATTATTTATCATGCTGGCTTTAGTGGTTTATGATATTCCTGACGATAAACGTCGCACTAAATTATCCAAGTTTTTAGAGGGATATGGGAGGAGAGTGCAATTTTCAGTTTTTGAGTGTTTCCTGAGTTTAGAGGAGATGCGACAGCTTTTTAAGCTGATTGAGAAGCGAGTTAAACCTCAAGAGGATAACGTTCGCTTTTACTGGATTTCTCAAGATGCGGTATCAAGGGTTTTAACTATCGGTAGTGAGTCTCCTGAATCTCCGCCAAAGTATTATGTAATCTGAGCGGGAATGTATCGGAGCAATCTGCAATAACCTACCTCATCGACCTCGGTGAAACCCTGATTATTTCGTTCACCTAAGTTAATCCTTTACAGGGAGAGGGTTTGAAGATTAGTTTTGAGTTACTTTGGGCGTTGATTTATACTTAGGGGAAGGGGTAAGTTATTTTAAAGCTTGAAATCCTTACTCCGTCTGCTCTGTCAGACGAACTCCCTACCTATTGGGTTAAATAGGATTAGTTGGAAACCGCAACGCTAAGAGTGTTAGCACAAACTACTCTAGCCCTACCTATTGGGTTAAATAGGATTAGTTGGAAACTCGACCAAGACTACTTTGGAACAACTCTATATTCACCCTACCTATTGGGTTAAATAGGATTAGTTGGAAACAAGAAATCTTTTTAGAGTCAAAAGGTCCGTGCAACATCCCTACCTATTGGGTTAAATAGGATTAGTTGGAAACAAAGAAAACAAAATTTCCAAATTTAATTAACCAAACTTCAACCCCTACCTATTGGGTTAAATAGGATTAGTTGGAAACTAGTGGTTTTGGCCACTACTGTAGTGTTGTCAACCCCCTACCTATTGGGTTAAATAGGATTAGTTGGAAACTTCTTGTGTGAAACGTTCAGCAGCCATACGGTCGTTGTGTGCCCTACCTATTGGGTTAAATAGGATTAGTTGGAAACACTATTTGGATGTAACCATTATTGCTAGCTTTAAAACCCCTACCTATTGGGTTAAATAGGATTAGTTGGAAACGCAAAAATGAAACACGAAGTGAAATTAACGCTAAACCCTACCTATTGGGTTAAATAGGATTAGTTGGAAACTCAGGTACATAAATGTACTTGACGATGGAAAAATCACCATCCCTACCTATTGGGTTAAATAGGATTAGTTGGAAACTATGTGCCGTCAGAGAGATACTTTCCAGCACCAGGAACCCTACCTATTGGGTTAAATAGGATTAGTTGGAAACCGGTTACTTCAAAAGATTTTGAAGTGTAGATAAAGGGAACCCTACCTATTGGGTTAAATAGGATTAGTTGGAAACATTATTTACCATTTCAGCAGGAAAATCGATATACTTACCCTACCTATTGGGTTAAATAGGATTAGTTGGAAACACCGGTGAAATAGGCGGTTTGCCTATTTCTTACTTTCGGAGCCCTACCTATTGGGTTAAATAGGATTAGTTGGAAACAATAGATGCAGAGCATAACAAAATTAACACAAACCCTACCTATTGGGTTAAATAGGATTAGTTGGAAACGAGAGTGAGACAACAACCAAGAACATGATGGTTACCCCTACCTATTGGGTTAAATAGGATTAGTTGGAAACTTCTATCTGCATTCTAGTTTAACATTTTCCAGGTAATCCCTACCTATTGGGTTAAATAGGATTAGTTGGAAACCCAACATACGCTGTAATGACTGCGCCAATGTAACCGTATTCCCTACCTATTGGGTTAAATAGGATTAGTTGGAAACAAATAATTCTATCTTGTTGCTATAGGCAACAAGATACCCTACCCTACCTATTGGGTTAAATAGGATTAGTTGGAAACAAAAGTTTGCAGTGAATCAGCCTTTATAGAATTCAACCCTACCTATTGGGTTAAATAGGATTAGTTGGAAACGTCACTTCTATATCAGAAGGCCCATCCACAGAAATTTCAGGCCCTACCTATTGGGTTAAATAGGATTAGTTGGAAACGCAGAAGAGAAGATCCCATCGTTAGAACCCGCAGCTACGCCCTACCTATTGGGTTAAATAGGATTAGTTGGAAACTAGAGATACAAGGCAAGTGACAAAATGTCATCGCCCCTACCTATTGGGTTAAATAGGATTAGTTGGAAACTAAAGAATACCGATGAGAACCAAATTGTTTTGATTCTACACCCTACCTATTGGGTTAAATAGGATTAGTTGGAAACCAAAAATTCTTTTTTTGAAGAAAAAAAGAAAACTAATTAACCCCTACCTATTGGGTTAAATAGGATTAGTTGACAGAAAAAAAGAGTGGAGAACCTCCACTCTTTTTTTGGTAACTAGCTGGAAACACCTCTTTCCAAGGGCACGCTTTAATACATATCAAGGAAAGCGAAAAGAACCCAGTCAACAAAGTATGAAAATACAGCGTCGGGTACTAATACTCGCAGATGCAGACAACACGCAAATAGCCGCGCAAAGCTTCAACAGAAAGCTAGATTGGCTAAAACTTCGAGATTATCTTGCCGACCCTAAAGAAGGAAGAGAACTCGTTGAAATGGTAATTTATGTGGGGTTGCCTCCCTTAAAAGCACAATTTAGCGAACCAAGAAAAAACAAAGAAAAGTTGATTTTTTGGGCGAAAAGTAATGGCTTTTTAGTAGTGATGCATCCCGGTAAACCAAAAGGAGAAGACTATGAAACTGACATAGATATTGTGATGGCAATGGATGCCTTGGAACTATCCTTAGAAATTCGACCCGATATTGTCGTTTTAGTCACGGGAGATTCCGACTTTGCCTATCTGTCTGAAAAACTAAGACGAAGAGGAATTCGCGTCGAAGTTGCATCAGTACAAAAATCGTTGGGAACTGAACTGAAAAATTCTGCCAATAGTTTTATCGATTTAATAGGAGTTTTCGATGAATTTCAACCACAAAACCGAAGAAGAAAGTTTTATCGTCTCGGACATTCCAATGTCTTCGATTGAATCTCAACCTCGCTTACCTTGGGGAAACCTCATGAATAATTTGGCAGTTAACCTATCAAATTGGTCTGATTTTATGAAAGGAGAAATAATGAATGTCGTTAACGGTAAACTAGTCCAAGTTAACACTAATTCTTTAGACGAGGAGTTAAAATCCATATATCAACCAGAAGAATCACAGATTGAGAAAATTGAGTCACTCCAAATTTCTTTTGAGAACTTATCGACAAGAGTAGATTCTCTAGAAATAAATCGCTTACAAAGATTGCAAGCAAAACTAGAATTAATTGAAAAAAGGACTGCCAAACAACTGATAACAATGGCAATTCTTGGTTCGCTTGGTTTAAGCGGTTTAGGGATTTGGATGGGAACTCAGAAAAATGCCCTTACTCCTGTTAGTAATGCCACATCTTTATCGGAATTAACCGAAAAGTAAAAGGGTAATCTCATACCAGCTTTTCTACTACCACAGCAGAAGACAAAAGCTCAAGCTAATTTAGCATAATCTGAGGTTGGGTAGAGCTATAGCTCTACCCAACCTATCTAAATCTCAATTATTAAGGAGATTAAATGAGGGCAACTGTTAATGGCAAATTAATTGATTTGCCTGAAGGTACGACTATCGAAGATTTGAGAGCTAGGTTGCCAGAGATTGGCAATGATGATGTTTTAGAAGAAGGCTTTAAGGGCACAAAACCGTTGCCAGAAAATGAAGCTCTCAAAGAAGGTTCTAAGGTGTGGACGATACCCAAAATTGTTAAAGGAGCGGCATCACTATGACGATCGCTATTAGTAATAACAACTCTACTTTTCGACTGAATTCTCGATTGCACGTCGAACTACAACTGTTAGAAAAAGTTACTCCTCATATTGTCGTAGGACAAAAAACAATTGGAGAGGTCAAATACACGGCTATTTTAATTGAAAGAATCCCGCTATCCTCTCGTAAATTTAAAGTAACCAACTCCAATATGCTGTTTTTACTGCCGCCAGATTACCCGCGCATTCCTCCCATTGGTTGTTATCTCAATTATCCTTGGCAAACTGCCGGACAAGGAGATCGTCATTTTACTTTACAAAGTCATTATGGCGCACCTTTTTTAAGCGAATCAGGTTGGTATTGGTATTGTGTAGGACTAGGAGGAGGTTTTAGTCGAGAAAAATGGCTCAATGCTTGGCGACCTGCAAAATATCCCGAAAAAGGGCACAATTTAGTAACTTTATTTTTAACAGCGCGTCACGCTATCAATAGCGAAGAATAGGTTTCTTGCATAGTTCAATTCACTATTTTTGTCCATAAATCGAGATGAAATCTCAGCAAAAATCACTCACATTTTCTCTGCATATACCTCCGCAAATGTGGCAATCTTTTCGCCAAAGTATGCTATCCGCGAGAACTAATAATGAAGAGGTAATTGGCTTTTTTTTCTGCCAACGCCAACAAGTCTCAAAATCTCAAATACGCTATCTTCCCCAAAATTGGATCGTTCCTGACTCCGATTGCTACGAACGACAATCGACTCAAGGATTGGTTCTCAAACAAGATTTTCACTTGTATCTGTTAAAAACCTATTTAGATGGGCAAAAATTACATATAGTTCACGTTCATACCCATGCAGGATTAGCAAGTCCTAACTTTTCATCAATTGACGATCGCCATGAATCTCAATATGCCCAGTTTCTCTCCGCTTATTTTCCGTCAAAACCCCGTTTGATTTCGGGCGTATTTGATGAATTATTAGAACGTTCTCAATTCCGCATTTGGGATAGAAAAGGCGAATCTTGTCAACAAATACAGTGCTATCACTCTTGGTTCGAGCAAAAACCATCTTTAAGTGTCGATAGGCAAACAGATTCAAGATTCCTACGCCAACAGGTTTTTGGCGAATCATTTCAAAAACAACTAGGTCAACTTAATGTTACTTTAATTGGTTGTGGCGGGATTGGGGCAATTTTTGCCGAACTCTTCGGACGATTGGGTGTCAAACACTGGCATTTCATCGATCCAGATCGGTTGGAAACTGTCAACCTGAATCGAATGCCAGGAACTACTCCTCGAATGGCACAACAAAAATGGTACAAAGTTCATTACCTTAAGGGTTTAATTAAACGCATCTATCCCCAAGGTTCTCATGTCAAAGCCGTACCAAAAGCGATCGAGGATTGTGGCGAACGAGAAATTGCTCGTTCAGATCTGATGGTAGTAGCAACAGATAATCATCACTCCAGACAAATAGCCCAAGATTTAGCCCTCAAATATATGCGCCCGCTTATTTGCTTGGGAACTCACATAGAGATCAAAGATAGAATACCTCGAATGTACTGTCGGATCACCGTTCCTCCTTTAGGTGGTGGCTGGTGTCTGATGTGTGGCAATATTATCAATTTGCAACAAGCCGCCCTAGAAGCTGCACCTTCAGAAATTCAGCATCTGGCTATAGGTGCAGGTTATCTGGAAGATATCAATGACCCTGCCGTATTTTGGTTGAATGGAATCTGTGCAAGTACGGGTGTTGGTATTATTCACGGCATGATTAACGGTTTTTTGGATGTAGAGAAAGGACTAGACTGGATTTATCATTTTCCCTCATCCGATTGGCTGAAAACGGATGTGCGATATCTAACAACCACCGATTGTTATTTTTGTGGTTGCAAACAAAACTGACTTAATTGGAAAAACCTATTTCCAATAGCAAGTTTTAATTAATAATCACAGAAACTTAGAAGTGGTTGACAATGCATCAAAACTGGTAATACCCCTTTCCACAATTGTGAGATCTTCAACTTGTTGAGTAATTCAAAAGCAAATAAACATGAGTAGTTATCAAATTAAAGTCGATAATGATATGTTAGAAGTTGATTTTGGCAATCGCCCCGCTACAGGCGATCGCATTGTTCGAGATGCCCATACTCGATTAAATGAGTTAATTAAGTCAGGACAACTGGCGGGAGGAACAATCCTCAAAATTAACGGACCTTTATCTCTATTGCTCAGTTTCAATTTGATCCACCAAGTCGCTCACTTGTATAAAGCGATCGCTTTGAGCGATACTCGGCTAGGTGCTTATGTGGTTGTTGTTAGTACCACTCCCGAATATCCGGTTGGCTGTCGCATCGATTTTGTCACTGGGCAAGTTACAGAAGTTCACAGTGAGTCATCAGAACCAGGCTTTTTAATTCACTGGGACGGAGATATTCTCAAAGCAGAACTAAATGGTCGGGTACAAGTAGACGGCGATCAAATTGTTCGAGATACTATTCATCGTTTGGAAGAATTAATTTCAACTGGACAAATCAAAGGTGGCAAACTCCTAAAAGTTCATGGACGAGCTTCAGTTTTAGCTGGCTGTGTCATCGCTAATCGATTAGCTCATTTATACGGCGCAATCGCGGTTTTCGATCCCAAAATAGGCGAGCCAGGACTCGATAAATATGTCATTGTTATCAGTCACAATAGCGATCAAGTAGGGGATATTCTGGAAATTTCCACAGAAGTCAAATCCAATTTGAAAATTGTTCTGTGCGGTTCTCCGAATACCGGGAAAACAGTAATGCGAGAAGGATTAAAAACAGCCTTATTACAAAGAAGAGAAGCTCCTAGTTCCTATGTTATTTCTGGTTGTCCAGATGGAGATGGCTCTTGGTATTCAGAAACCGCCCAAAAGTATCCCGAACTTGCTAAAGAATTAAAAGCCAAATATAAAGACAGTTTTACTCCTGAATTTGCTGAATCTAAAGCCCAAGCCATTGAAAGCATTCAAAATCCTTTATTAGTTTTTGATGTTGGAGGAGAGAAGAGTCCAGAAAACGAAATTATCATGTCTAAGGCAACTCATGCTGTTATTTTGGCTAAGACAGAAGCAGAGGTCAAGGAATGGCAGGAATTTTGCCAAAAATTAAACCTACCTGTGCTGGCAATTCTCTATAGCGATTTGAAGGCTAAAGCCGATCAAATTCAATCTCAATACCCACCTTTACTCGAAGGAATAATTCATCACCTCGAACGAGGAGAAGATGTTTCTAACCGACCGACAATTCATGCTTTAGTTGATGTGCTAATTCAACTAAGTTCAGCCAATTAGACTATCCACATTTGTGACAAATCAATCAGCGAACAGCTAAGCTGTTCAGCATTTAAAAAGGATAGCAATCGCCTTTCTTGTGGGAAATTGGGGGTTACCTGGGTCTTAAATCCAAAATAATTCTTAAAAATCGAGAGAAAGAGGACTATGGCAGAGCATGATTAGAACCTAGTTACTTAAACAAGGCTGATACAGATCGCACCAAGAGATATCATATCCATTGAGATCGATTAGATGACAGTTTATACAGCCATTACCTTCGCACCCGTACAGGGATTTATTGAAAAGTCTCGCAAGCTGCGAGATTTATATGGTAGTTCGTTGATTTTGTCTTACATCGCCGAAGCGATTTGTCAAGCAGCTAGGAGACATCACAATGTTCCTGAAGATAATCCATCCCCAGAACAAGATCCTGTTGTTTCTCCAGCTTTAATTAATGTGACACAGGGAACTCCCAATCAAATCCTTCTGCGAGGCGATTTTCCGAAAGAAGATGCCAAAAAAGCTCTAGATCGAGCTTGGAATAAGGTAACTAAAGAATGCCAAGATTGGCTAGAAGAAAACTGTCAAGAATGGATCGATCTACACTATAAAAAGTGGGTTGATTTAGGTATTTGGCAGGGAAAAGAAGGCAAACAAACTCAATTACCTTGGTCTAAAGATTGGCAACTCTGGACAAATCACGCCTGGGAATTCTTTTGGGCGCAAGGTAACTCTGTCACAGCAGCCAGAGAAGCTTTAAATGAAGAAAAGCGATCGCGTGCTTGGACGGGAATCAACTGGATTGGGGAGAGTTCTACTTTATCTGGTGCAGATGGAGTTGCTTATCCAGGTATGGCACTTTGGGTGGGGAAAAAATACAAAAGTAATTCAGTTGATGTTAATCAATGGAATTTTAGGATCAAACAAGAAGAAATCACCAATTTTTATCAGTATTTAAGTAATAAATTAGGTGAAAGCTTTATCGAATTTATTAGACAACAAAACGATCCTAATTCTGATATTTATCGGCAATTAAACAATCGGTATGGTAGTTTTTTGACTTGGGTAAAAAAAGATTTCCCCGGTCTTTCTGAAGATGAAAAAAAGGAAAAAATCCAAGAATATGGAGAAGCGATCGTATCTCCTAAAGAACAATTAAGTATTCCCGAACTAATTAAACGCTTAATCACTTTAGAATCCGTTGCTACCCGCATTCCGATGGATCTCAGAGAGGTTCCGTCAACCTTTCGAGATCTTAATCGTTTTAACCCCAAAAAAATCATCAACAATAACAAGCTAGAACTAGAAAATTACCCAACTGGATGGTTCCAAGGAGATGGCGATCGAGCGGGAGAATACATGAAATCGTTTCAAAAACTAGAACTATTCTCAATTAGATTGTTATTTAATTATCCAAATTGTCGTGAGTATGCTGTTTTAACTATTACCAATAGTGAATCTAATGCTCTACATTCATTTAGCTCTGCCATGTTGAATTGGGGAGAAGATGAACTGAAAAAGCAACCAGAATTCGATGTTAATTCCGCTCGAAATATTGGTCGTATCGTTTATGCGGGTGGAGACGATTTGTTAGGAGTTTTCTATCGACTCGGAGAACCGCAATTAAAAGCATCTGAATGTCTGCAATGGTTTTCTAAACTTCGTTCGAGTCAAGCTTTTGAAAATCCAGAAGATATTTGGAGTCGTCATGCAATCCCAATTACGATTAGCGTAGGCTTTGTTTGGGCTTTTCCTAATGTGCCCCAAAGAGATGTTTTACAACACTGTCGATCGGCTGAAAAATCAGCTAAAAATAATGGGCGCGATCGCTTGGCTTTAAGAGTAGTATTTAATGGGGGTAATTATTTAGAATGGGTTTGTCCTTGGTGGTTATTACCCAAAATATTTAATGGATATCGAGATCGAGATGGAGTTTCAGGAACTGATGGTAATTGGACGCACATTTATAATGATGTTGCAGTTTTAGAATCTCGCCACGCCTTGACTAACAATCAAATTGACGTAGCTTTAGCACTAATAGAAATTTATTTTCCCGATGTCAAACACCTAATTGAAGATAAAAGTAATTGGTGGAATTACTCAGGAAATTCTCATGAGAAGAGAAAAGCAGGTATTCTCGGAGAAAAAAGCAATTTTATTGACAATGATTTTCGCCCAGTTAATCAAGCAATTAATAACTGGATTATCAATTTGGCAAAAGTAGGTTTCCATCTATGCAATCAGTAGAATCACCTCCAAAACAGCAAATAACAAGACCTCCTTTTCAATATATAGTAATTGTTGAACCATTAGGTTTACTATATGGCAGTGCGGGACGATTTTTGTCCCCAGAAAATTTAGTCGGACGTTCCGGTACAAGTTTTCCTCCTTCAGCAGCTACTCTTTCAGGACTATTTGCAGCCCAAATTGAAGCCGAAAAAAAACTAAAAACAAGTGAAGAAAATGGACAACAAAAAGATAATCTTTTAAACTTTCTACAATTAGCGGGGCCTTTTTGGGCGTGGAATAACAATCCCCAGAACTTCTACGTTCCTACACCGTTCAACTGTTTGGTTAAACAACAACAAATTAAATATCAAATTGTTTGGCATTCAGAACCAAAAAAATGGCTGACAAAAATTAATGGTAAGTGGGATACACCACCAAATGACAAATTTGATAAAGGAACGTGGATGCCAATTTGTTGTTGGCAGGATTTAGGAAAAGAAAATTGCGCCATCAAAGTTGAAACGTCTCCTTGGAAAGTAGTTCCTCATCTGCACCCACGGCTACAAGAAAATCAAAGGCATACTGTAGATCCTGAAGATAATAGAGGGAGTTTATTTCTAGAAAATGGAGTACAACTAGATCCTGATGCCTGTTTAGTTTATTTATCTAATACTCAAATCCCTGATGGTTGTTACCGATTTGGTGGAGAAGGTCATTTAGTAGATTTAAGTTGTCAAGAAATAAATGAATACTTGCAAAATCTTTTGAAAGAAAATGTAGGTTGTACATTTGCACTGATAACTCCTGCTATTTGGGGTTCAAATCGTCAATCTTATCGCGCACCCGAACAAGATAAAGAAGGCAATCTAAGTTGGGGAAATAGCCCAGTAACAATTCTTACCGAACGTCCTCACCCAACGCGATTCCGTTTGGGTAAATATCCAGAAACCGCCTCAGATATCTCAACCCCTAGAATTCTGTCGCGGGGTCGATATACAACCCCAGCCGGAACGGTTTATATATTAGAAAATCCTCTTCCTGCTTGGCAGGAATGGAATGAAGATTGGTTTCCAAAAGAAGGATTTTTTTCGTTTAAGCGTTGGGGGTTTGGTTTGGCTTTGCCTTTAGAAAGTAAAAGGTCTATTAATTAATATGCCAACTATAATTACGACTACAGGAACATCTTTATTGACTTTATGGAGTCGAGTTAGACAACAACAAGAACTTGCAGAAATAGTTGCAGAAGCTCCGGCTTCAGAAACTACTAATTCTTCAGATAAAATTAGTAGCTTGCTTCAAGAGGTCAAACATCACTACCCCAAAAACACTGGGAAATTTGCCCAAACAATGGCATCATTGTCGGTTGTAGAAAGTGTCATGGGAGAGCCTTTTGCGAATCCCACTTTAAAAAGAGTTAAGCACGTAGGAGAAGATGGTTTGATGAAGGTTATTTGGGGTGATTATGATAAAGCTGTAAATATTATTATTCAAACTACAGGCAAAGGAAAAGCACAAACCTTAAAAGTCGCATCTCTAATTCATTCTTTATTGGAAAAGTAGTCTTCCAATAATCAACTAAATTTATCGAGCTAGCAGAACCGATTGAATCAAGGCGATCCCATAACTAATTTATTAATTTGCAGAGATTTATCTTTCATGTATCAAAAAGCTTACGGAATTATTGAAACTCTAGCACCACTCCACGTTGGGGCAAGTGCGGGGGAAGAAACAGGCAATCTTAACCTCATCTTTCGAGATCAATTTACCCAGACAGGGATTATTCCAGGGAGTTCTATTCGCGGACGGTTTCGCGCTGATATGCGATTCTCCAAAGGAGATGCTAAGCAGCCAGGATTAGGAAATCAATTAACCAATATTTGGTACGGACATCAAGCAGAGTCAGACGAAAATGAAAATGTAGCAGAAACTGCGGAGACTGATGCTGCTAATCAAGAACAAACACAAAGTAAAAATAAAAACAAAACTACAGAAGCATTAGTTAAATTTGAATATGCCTCCCTAGTTTGGCTACCGATATTCTGTCCGGGACAACCGATGGTTTGGGTAACATGTCCTCGATTGTTGAAACGTTACAAACAAATTACAGGCATTCAGGCAGAAATTCCTAAAACTAGAGATGCCCAAAATAATCCCCTTCCCTATCCCGTGAAATTAAATAGAAATCAAAATCGCTTATTCTTCAATTTAGGTTTTTTAGATAATTTACAACCAACACCAAGTTTATCCAGATGGATTCCGCCAACAAGTACGTTACAGCCAGATAGTTTAGTAGTTGTTGATGATAATGATATTAGTATCATTCACGAAATGGGACTATATCGTCAAACTCGGACAAAGCTAAATGAAAATGTGAAAAAAGTCGAAAATTTCTTTGGTTTTGAAGCCTTACCCGAAGATAGCATTTTAATTTTTCCTGTTGCCATTAAAAAGGATATGCCTCAATATGCCCAGGAGAAACTAAACAAATTAGAACAAGAGCATAAATGGCAACCGTTTAGCGATCGCCAATCCCAAGAACTTTACTTTGGTGGCTTAGAGTCAATTGGATGCGGTCGCTGCCTAGTTACGTTAACAGGTGAATATATTTCCACTAATCAAAGGGATAATTAATATGAGTTGGCAGCCTTATAGTTTAGATAGAATTGCCCAAAAATTAGTAATTAAATATCGTGATCGGGAGGTTTTAAATGAATCCCATAAAATGCGGATGACAGTTGCCTATGGATTAGAACGTTTTTGGGGCGAACATTTACGCTTGAGAAAGGAGGCTGAAGGGCAATACTGGAAAGATGTTTGGGCGGCGCTGGTTAATCAGATTTTACAACCAGCAAATATTCTATTACCTAACGATCCAGTCAATATCGAAGAACCCCCTCGTCAAGAAACAAAAGAACAAAAGGCAGCAAGAGAAGCAAGGAATACCGAACAAATAAAAAATATGGCGAATAAATTATGGGAATTTGCTGATGAACATCCTGACGACCAGCGTATAGCCCTAGCGGTACTTACTCAATTATGCGACTGTCTAGTTTGGTGGACGCAACGATATAAACCCAAAAATTAAAATTCAGATTAAAGGAAAAATCATGATTCAAGGACTCGATCAATGGGCAGCACAAAATGACATGGAACCCGAACCGGAACCTACTCAATCTCAAATAGGACGAATCATTGTTAAAAAGCAAGCGGAGTTCATCTTGCAAAATGAACCTCCCATGATGTATCGCGCTCAAGTACAAGGACGTTGTAATTTACAATTTGCAGGAGATAGCAGCAATTTAAAAAAATGGCAAGAAGAATGGACGCTTCCACAACGAGACAGAAAACCATCCCATCAATATGAATATCAACCATTAAACAGTGATCATCCAAACAACTTAATTCACTCAATTAAAATTGAATTTCCCTACAGGGTTTTGAGTAATTCTGGTCAAGACAGTATTCTGCGTCCGGTTCTCAGCGTTCATGGTATACCTTTTGTTCCTGGAAGCAGTGTTAAAGGGATATTTAGACGACTTGGCAAGTTTAAACCCAACGATTCATCAGATAAAAAGACTATTGAAACATACTGTGGTATAGAAGAAAAACCTGGTATTTTACGCTTTCATGGTGCTTATCCTATAGGA includes:
- the cas1 gene encoding CRISPR-associated endonuclease Cas1, coding for MATIYLLEQGTCLQKEQLRFIIQISQNQKLEVPIREVERILVFGNIQLTTPAINACLQNNILVLFLNQIGHYNGHLWSLGGVHLNNEMIQIDRHKEPKFQFQVCQAIVWGKLTNSKRLLMRLNRRRKVSEIDRAILGIDLDLERLESVDSIDQLRGYEGIGAARYFPAFGQLITNENFRFSQRHRQPPTDPINSLLSFGYTILFNNVLSLIIAEGLSPYFGNFHYGERDKPYLAFDLMEEFRAPIVDGMVLKIINNSLLTPNDFETVASNGGVYLNHSSRRIFLKELEMRMNKMVSHSDVQSPVTYRQAIQLQIRRYKQSLLSSVPYESFLRTM
- the cas2 gene encoding CRISPR-associated endonuclease Cas2, coding for MLALVVYDIPDDKRRTKLSKFLEGYGRRVQFSVFECFLSLEEMRQLFKLIEKRVKPQEDNVRFYWISQDAVSRVLTIGSESPESPPKYYVI
- a CDS encoding LabA-like NYN domain-containing protein produces the protein MKIQRRVLILADADNTQIAAQSFNRKLDWLKLRDYLADPKEGRELVEMVIYVGLPPLKAQFSEPRKNKEKLIFWAKSNGFLVVMHPGKPKGEDYETDIDIVMAMDALELSLEIRPDIVVLVTGDSDFAYLSEKLRRRGIRVEVASVQKSLGTELKNSANSFIDLIGVFDEFQPQNRRRKFYRLGHSNVFD
- a CDS encoding ThiF family adenylyltransferase, which gives rise to MKSQQKSLTFSLHIPPQMWQSFRQSMLSARTNNEEVIGFFFCQRQQVSKSQIRYLPQNWIVPDSDCYERQSTQGLVLKQDFHLYLLKTYLDGQKLHIVHVHTHAGLASPNFSSIDDRHESQYAQFLSAYFPSKPRLISGVFDELLERSQFRIWDRKGESCQQIQCYHSWFEQKPSLSVDRQTDSRFLRQQVFGESFQKQLGQLNVTLIGCGGIGAIFAELFGRLGVKHWHFIDPDRLETVNLNRMPGTTPRMAQQKWYKVHYLKGLIKRIYPQGSHVKAVPKAIEDCGEREIARSDLMVVATDNHHSRQIAQDLALKYMRPLICLGTHIEIKDRIPRMYCRITVPPLGGGWCLMCGNIINLQQAALEAAPSEIQHLAIGAGYLEDINDPAVFWLNGICASTGVGIIHGMINGFLDVEKGLDWIYHFPSSDWLKTDVRYLTTTDCYFCGCKQN
- a CDS encoding CRISPR-associated protein Csx3, which codes for MSSYQIKVDNDMLEVDFGNRPATGDRIVRDAHTRLNELIKSGQLAGGTILKINGPLSLLLSFNLIHQVAHLYKAIALSDTRLGAYVVVVSTTPEYPVGCRIDFVTGQVTEVHSESSEPGFLIHWDGDILKAELNGRVQVDGDQIVRDTIHRLEELISTGQIKGGKLLKVHGRASVLAGCVIANRLAHLYGAIAVFDPKIGEPGLDKYVIVISHNSDQVGDILEISTEVKSNLKIVLCGSPNTGKTVMREGLKTALLQRREAPSSYVISGCPDGDGSWYSETAQKYPELAKELKAKYKDSFTPEFAESKAQAIESIQNPLLVFDVGGEKSPENEIIMSKATHAVILAKTEAEVKEWQEFCQKLNLPVLAILYSDLKAKADQIQSQYPPLLEGIIHHLERGEDVSNRPTIHALVDVLIQLSSAN